CATTTGATATAATTTTTGCCGATCCTCCCTATGACATGAAAGAGTTACCTGATATTCCTCAGAAAGTATTGGAACTGAATCTGCTGGACAATGAAGGGATTTTTATCATGGAACACGATGCAAGGCATCTATTTAATGAATTGGAGGATTTCAGGGAACTTCGCAAGTATGGAAAAGTGCATTTCTCCTTCTTTACAAAAATAAAGCCGGATTATCAGTAAATCCGGCTTAACAAAAGACTCTTTATAGGGTTAATATTCGTCTTCGTGAAAGAAGAAATCATCCTTTGTCGGATAATCCGGCCAGATATCCTCAATGCTTTCATAGACTTCTCCTTCATCTTCGATTTCACGCAGGTTCTCGATAACCTCCTGCGGTAA
The window above is part of the Bacteroidota bacterium genome. Proteins encoded here:
- a CDS encoding DUF2795 domain-containing protein; the encoded protein is MYWTLELASKLEDAPWPATKDELIDYSIRSGLPQEVIENLREIEDEGEVYESIEDIWPDYPTKDDFFFHEDEY